CGGCCGGCTTTGCGGGCCGGATGCCGAGGAAGTCCCGCCGCAGCTGGGCGATGGCGGCCTTGGACAACCCCGCTTCAACCGCCGCCTTCTCGACGGCATCGACGGCCTTCTTGGCCATCTCGTTCGCCATGGCTTCGGCCTGCCGCTTCGCCTCTTCCTGCAGTTTCAGGCGCCGCTCGACCGATTGCTTCTTGGCCACGTCTGCGGAGCGCAGAGCGTCGCCGGCGAACTTGAGGTCCTTCAGCGAGGTGCCGCCTTCGCCGGCTTCGCGCAGCTGCTCCTCGATTGCCGACTTGATCAGGTCGGCAATGACGATCGTCGTCTTGTCGCTGTCTGCCGGATCGAGCCTGTCGACCAGGATGCGCGAAATCTCCCGGGTCCGTTCGACCCGGCGCATGGTTTCTGCCAGCGTGACGGAATAGCGATTGAAGGACGATGTCGAGATCGGCTTGAACTCGTCGTCTCCGATTTCCTCGGCACGCGCCTTCAAGCGGTCATTGAACTCGGCGCAAATCTCGTTCTGCTGGGTATCCCGCTGGCGCAGTTGCCCGGCGGCCCACATGACGATGTCGTCGTAGTCCGAGCCGAGCAGGTCGATCCTGGATAGGCGGCCGCGGCCCTTCGCCATGTCGGCACTCCCCTCAGATGATGGGCTCGGACGGCTGATCGACGCCGCCGATCCGGACCTTCAAGGCGAGGTGGTCGCGCCCTTTCTGACTGATCCGGGCGATCAGCACGCTGCCGGCTTCGATGATCGAGACCGCGCCAAGATCCGCGAGCTTGCGATACTCCTCGCCGATCCAGTCGAGCGACCGATTGATGCCGAAGGTCTCCAGCTTCGCGCTCATCAGCTTCGCGCTCAGAGCCCCGTCGATCTCCTCGGCCAGGCCGCGCAGGATGATCAGCCGAGCTTCGCGCTGATATCGCTCGGCAAAGGAGGACGCCACGCTCATCAGTTCTTCTCCATGAGGATTTCCTGCATGCGGGTGGCGATCGACGCCACCGGCTTCAGGCGTTCGTCCATGGTCTCCAGCCGACCCTCCAGGCGGACGATCGCCATCTCCATGCGGTGCGCGGTCTCGTTGTCGGGCAGGTGTTCCATGTCGCGTTCGAGCCGCGTCACACGGTCGGCCAGCGCGCCAGCCTGATCGTTCGCCTCGGCGGCGGCTTCCGCGACCGCCTTGATGCGCTCCTCCCAGCCCTTCCGGCTGGAGCCGAGCACCGAGATGACGACGGCCAGCGCGGCAATGGCGAGCGAACCGATCTGGGCGAGCGAGCCGATCTCCATCACTCGGCGGCTCCCGTCGCGGTCGCGGCAATGCCGTCTCCCGGGGGCTCCGCCGTGCACCAGGGCTTGGCCTTGGCGTAACTCTTGTCGGCGCGCGGGTCGTAGCGGACGGCATGGCCACCGGCGATCATCACGGCGCCATAGTCCTGCCAGCCGCCGGAGATCACCTCCAGGCGGGCGACGAAGCGGCCGTTATAGGCGTCCGGGCCGATCTCGCGGGCCCGCACGGCCGCACCGTGGCCGAGCAGGCGATCGGCCTCGGCCTTCGCCTCCTGGCCGAGGCGCAGCTCGTCCGGACATTGCGCGCAGGACTGGGACGTGCCGCGCCCGGGCTTGAAGCCCGTTCGGCACAGATGCACCTCGGGGCTGTCGATGCCGCGCACGCGGATCAGGGCGACCGATCCCGGGCACGGCCCGCGCCCGCACGGACCGGACAGGAACTTCACCTCGACGGTGTCGCCGTCGAGGACGCGCAGCACCTCGACCGGATGCGGTCCGGGCCAAGGCGCGCCGGCGGCCCGGGCTGGACCAAGGCTCGCCAGGGCGACCAGAAAGCCCGTAACCCCGATCGCCATCGCACCGGCCCCGCCCAGCACGCAGGCCAGGCCCCAAAAGATTATCGATCCGATTTGCCCCAGGCGCATAGGCGCACCCCCACCGCGTTGTGTTCCTTCACCTGCGCGATCGTCGCGTCGGTGTCCTGATCCGCCTATCGGATCGGTTCGGCCACGTCGCAGAAGGCGGCGCGGCCGAGCTTGTCGGCCCCAGCGGGGCTATCGACGACGGCCGGAGGATCAGTCCCGCCGCCGGAAGCCGTCATCGTCGCGCAGCCGATCAGGACCACCGCGGTCCAGATCAGCGCGCATGTCTTGGCGAGCGCTTCGAGCCGCCGCCACATCGTCGAGAGACCGGTTGAGTGCATCCGCCACCACCTTCGCGGCCGCCCCATCTGCGGCCTCGGACCGCGCCCGCCAGTCGGCGAGCGACTGGGCGAGCCGGACCAGGCCGAGGATCAGGGCGAGCCAGTTCATGGGCGGGTCAGCCGATCTTGCGGTTGGCGACGACGCGGCCGTAAATCGCGTAGCCGGCACCGGCGACGGCGATCAGGCGGTCGATCTGGTCGACCAGCGTGAT
This is a stretch of genomic DNA from Prosthecodimorpha staleyi. It encodes these proteins:
- a CDS encoding VpaChn25_0724 family phage protein — translated: MSVASSFAERYQREARLIILRGLAEEIDGALSAKLMSAKLETFGINRSLDWIGEEYRKLADLGAVSIIEAGSVLIARISQKGRDHLALKVRIGGVDQPSEPII
- a CDS encoding DUF3486 family protein, with protein sequence MAKGRGRLSRIDLLGSDYDDIVMWAAGQLRQRDTQQNEICAEFNDRLKARAEEIGDDEFKPISTSSFNRYSVTLAETMRRVERTREISRILVDRLDPADSDKTTIVIADLIKSAIEEQLREAGEGGTSLKDLKFAGDALRSADVAKKQSVERRLKLQEEAKRQAEAMANEMAKKAVDAVEKAAVEAGLSKAAIAQLRRDFLGIRPAKPAEGAGPAKPAGGGS
- a CDS encoding thermonuclease family protein; this encodes MAIGVTGFLVALASLGPARAAGAPWPGPHPVEVLRVLDGDTVEVKFLSGPCGRGPCPGSVALIRVRGIDSPEVHLCRTGFKPGRGTSQSCAQCPDELRLGQEAKAEADRLLGHGAAVRAREIGPDAYNGRFVARLEVISGGWQDYGAVMIAGGHAVRYDPRADKSYAKAKPWCTAEPPGDGIAATATGAAE